The Amycolatopsis sp. DG1A-15b genome window below encodes:
- the leuD gene encoding 3-isopropylmalate dehydratase small subunit — translation MNKLTVHSGHAVVLRRSDVDTDQIIPADYCRLTGRTGFVAGLFARWRSEPGFVLNEPTAAQATVLLAGPQFGTGSSREHAVWALREWGFQAVIAPSFGDIFRRNALKNGLLVVAQPPEVVDELMAATEGHGPEITVDLVSRQIGMLDRTWPFQIEERARWLLLNGYDDIEVTLRDEPRIAAHEKKRRSWLPVIRAQSVSS, via the coding sequence ATGAACAAGTTGACGGTCCACTCCGGTCACGCGGTCGTGTTGCGGCGCAGTGACGTGGACACCGACCAGATCATCCCGGCCGACTACTGCCGACTGACCGGCCGGACCGGTTTCGTCGCAGGACTGTTCGCGCGTTGGCGGTCCGAGCCCGGGTTCGTGCTCAACGAACCCACCGCCGCGCAGGCGACGGTCCTGCTGGCCGGTCCGCAGTTCGGTACCGGGAGTTCTCGCGAGCACGCGGTCTGGGCGCTGCGGGAATGGGGATTCCAGGCGGTCATCGCGCCGTCCTTCGGCGACATCTTCCGGCGTAACGCGCTGAAGAACGGCCTGCTGGTGGTGGCGCAACCGCCGGAGGTCGTCGACGAACTGATGGCGGCCACCGAGGGGCACGGGCCCGAGATCACCGTCGACCTCGTGTCGCGGCAGATCGGGATGCTCGACCGGACCTGGCCGTTCCAGATCGAGGAACGCGCCCGTTGGCTCCTGCTCAACGGGTACGACGACATCGAGGTCACGCTGCGGGACGAACCACGCATTGCGGCCCACGAAAAGAAACGGCGCTCTTGGCTGCCGGTCATCCGCGCCCAGTCGGTGTCGTCGTGA
- a CDS encoding isocitrate/isopropylmalate dehydrogenase family protein, with product MSGSIAVIPGDGIGPEVVEAGLFLLGAMGLGFSVDILDHVNAERFLATGVSMSDDDMARVHAATCVLLGAVGDPRVGDPAYARGVLLRLRSELDLYVNHRPAVLLDDRLSPLRDPARRAIDCVVVRENTEGIYVGSGGTLRHSSPHEVSVDNDISTRFGVSRVLRYAFSVARRSVCMVDKANAIPFGGGLWQRCYAEEAAAYPDLERTHLYVDAAAMKLVHDPTAFDVIVTNNLFGDVLSDLTAQLAGGLGMAASANLNPETGKGLFEPVHGSAPDIAGRNVANPFGIVLSIALMLDHLGHTVEAEAVRVAVRSAVRSGRCTPDLGGDLSTKDAVVSVVAELH from the coding sequence ATGAGCGGCTCGATCGCGGTGATCCCCGGCGACGGGATCGGCCCGGAGGTCGTCGAGGCGGGGCTGTTCCTTTTGGGTGCCATGGGCCTCGGGTTCTCGGTCGACATCCTCGATCACGTCAACGCCGAACGGTTCCTGGCGACCGGTGTGTCGATGAGCGACGACGACATGGCCAGGGTGCATGCCGCAACCTGTGTCCTACTGGGTGCGGTGGGTGACCCCCGGGTCGGCGATCCCGCCTACGCGCGAGGCGTTCTGCTACGCCTCCGGTCCGAATTGGACCTGTACGTCAACCACAGACCAGCCGTGTTGCTCGACGATCGGCTCAGCCCGTTGCGAGATCCGGCCCGGCGAGCGATCGACTGCGTCGTGGTCCGCGAGAACACCGAAGGCATCTACGTGGGATCAGGAGGGACGTTGCGGCACTCATCGCCGCATGAAGTTTCGGTGGACAACGATATCAGCACGCGGTTCGGCGTTTCGAGGGTGTTGCGCTATGCGTTCTCCGTCGCCCGCCGGTCGGTTTGCATGGTCGACAAAGCGAACGCGATCCCGTTCGGCGGCGGGCTGTGGCAACGTTGCTACGCGGAAGAAGCGGCGGCATATCCGGATCTGGAACGCACGCACCTGTACGTCGATGCCGCGGCGATGAAGCTCGTGCACGACCCGACGGCGTTCGACGTGATCGTTACGAACAACCTGTTCGGCGACGTTCTCAGCGACCTGACTGCCCAGCTCGCCGGAGGACTGGGTATGGCTGCGTCAGCGAACCTCAACCCTGAGACGGGAAAGGGCCTGTTCGAGCCGGTGCACGGAAGCGCACCGGACATCGCCGGCCGGAATGTCGCGAATCCGTTCGGCATCGTGCTGTCCATCGCGCTGATGCTCGACCACCTCGGTCACACCGTCGAAGCCGAAGCGGTCCGCGTCGCCGTGCGCTCGGCCGTTCGCAGTGGCCGGTGCACTCCGGACCTCGGCGGCGACCTGTCGACGAAAGACGCGGTCGTGTCGGTCGTCGCCGAACTCCACTGA
- a CDS encoding pyridoxal phosphate-dependent aminotransferase yields MVAADRSRNVPPGGLAALLNTAREHGAVDLAVGTPRWPEPDPELIEHACAALRAGHNQYEHPDGNVELRTRLAESLGTPGIAPDPLTELTVVVGGTEGLAVALLSVVDPGDEVVVLEPCYEGFLGAIALAGGRPRLVRTSPSGWGVDLEALAAAFGPRTKAIVLNSPGNPAGHVLSRQELDAVADLCERWNVTVVADEVYSAYVYGDQPHVSVADVPGLTERSIVIGSLSKSHAISGWRMGFLRANSALTAVLRKVHIATTAGAPAPFQHAVARAGILGTDRWRPAEQMRRHRDRAVAIFTGIGLRCAVPDGGCYLMADITAVTEEGSDEFARRLVTGGGVAVVPGGFFFGDPRDGTRFVRIAFNRPDETFDEVERRLARSPRRWS; encoded by the coding sequence GTGGTCGCCGCCGATCGGAGCCGGAACGTGCCGCCCGGCGGCCTGGCCGCCCTGCTGAACACCGCCCGTGAACACGGCGCGGTCGACCTGGCCGTGGGCACTCCCCGCTGGCCCGAGCCCGATCCCGAGTTGATCGAGCACGCCTGTGCCGCCCTCCGCGCAGGGCACAACCAGTACGAACACCCGGATGGCAACGTCGAGCTGCGCACCCGGCTCGCCGAGTCGCTCGGCACACCGGGAATCGCCCCAGACCCGTTGACCGAACTGACGGTTGTGGTCGGTGGCACCGAGGGGCTTGCTGTTGCCCTGCTGTCTGTCGTGGACCCCGGTGACGAGGTTGTCGTGCTCGAGCCGTGCTATGAGGGTTTTCTCGGCGCCATCGCGCTCGCGGGCGGGCGCCCCAGGCTCGTGCGCACCTCGCCATCCGGCTGGGGGGTCGACCTGGAGGCCCTCGCCGCCGCGTTCGGTCCCCGGACGAAGGCGATCGTGCTCAACAGCCCGGGCAACCCGGCTGGGCATGTGCTGAGCCGGCAGGAGCTGGACGCGGTCGCGGACCTCTGCGAGCGGTGGAACGTCACGGTAGTGGCAGACGAGGTGTACTCCGCCTACGTCTACGGCGATCAGCCGCACGTGTCCGTCGCAGACGTGCCGGGCTTGACCGAGCGCAGCATTGTGATCGGCAGCCTGTCCAAGAGCCACGCCATCAGCGGCTGGCGGATGGGATTTCTGCGCGCGAACAGCGCGTTGACCGCGGTGCTGCGGAAAGTCCACATCGCGACCACAGCCGGTGCGCCGGCACCGTTCCAGCATGCCGTCGCCCGGGCCGGGATCCTGGGAACGGACCGATGGCGACCTGCCGAGCAAATGCGACGTCATCGAGACCGTGCCGTCGCGATCTTCACCGGGATCGGGTTGCGGTGCGCGGTGCCGGATGGCGGGTGCTACCTGATGGCCGACATCACCGCCGTGACCGAAGAAGGCTCCGACGAGTTCGCCCGGCGGTTGGTCACGGGTGGTGGTGTGGCGGTGGTCCCCGGTGGCTTTTTCTTCGGTGACCCGCGGGATGGGACCCGATTCGTCCGGATCGCTTTCAACCGTCCTGACGAGACCTTCGACGAGGTCGAGCGCAGGCTGGCGCGATCGCCGCGGAGGTGGTCATGA
- the leuC gene encoding 3-isopropylmalate dehydratase large subunit has translation MTGSRTLAEKLWLSHVIHRDDGQPDLLYVDLHLVHEATSSQAFDGLRARSRRVRRPDLTLAVEDHNVPTDSLVIKDPVSALQVGMVRRNCAEHGIRLLRHGERGQGIVHVVGPELGAVQPGMTVLCGDSHTSTHGAFGALAFGIGTSDVEHVLATQTLEIARPGTMLIEFTGDLPSGVGAKDMALAMIRQIGTNGGQGHIIEYAGAAVRGLSMESRMTLSNMSVEAGARAGVIAPDDTTLDYLDGKEHAPSGPAWEDAVTHWRTLRTDEGAVFDRTVTVDVSSLRPFVTWGTNPGEAVRLDEAVPDPSSFEDPHRRAAAERSLDYMGLTPGTAVRDLEIDVVFLGSCTNGRIQDLREAAEVMRGRRVADGVRMLVVPGSMAVREQATQEGLADVFRSAGAEWRLPGCSMCLGMNSDRLRREERCASTSNRNYQGRQGPGARTHLVSPSVAAATAVTGRLTASADLPGEPG, from the coding sequence ATGACAGGTTCCCGCACGCTCGCCGAGAAGCTTTGGCTCAGCCACGTCATCCACCGGGACGACGGCCAGCCCGACCTGCTGTACGTGGACCTGCACCTCGTGCACGAGGCGACCTCTTCGCAGGCGTTCGACGGACTGCGGGCCCGGTCCCGGCGGGTCCGGCGGCCGGATCTGACGCTCGCGGTCGAGGATCACAACGTGCCCACCGACTCGTTGGTGATCAAGGACCCGGTGAGCGCCCTCCAGGTGGGCATGGTGCGGCGCAACTGTGCCGAACACGGCATCCGGCTGTTGCGGCACGGTGAACGCGGCCAAGGCATCGTGCACGTGGTCGGTCCCGAACTCGGTGCGGTGCAGCCGGGGATGACGGTGTTGTGCGGCGACAGTCACACCTCGACTCACGGTGCGTTTGGGGCGCTCGCGTTCGGCATCGGCACCAGCGACGTCGAGCACGTCCTGGCCACGCAGACGTTGGAGATCGCCCGGCCGGGAACGATGCTGATCGAGTTCACCGGGGACCTGCCGTCCGGGGTCGGCGCGAAGGACATGGCACTGGCGATGATCCGGCAGATCGGGACCAACGGCGGGCAGGGCCACATCATCGAGTACGCCGGTGCGGCGGTGCGCGGGCTGTCGATGGAGAGCCGGATGACGCTGTCCAACATGAGTGTCGAGGCCGGTGCCCGAGCGGGGGTAATCGCACCCGACGACACGACACTGGACTACCTGGACGGCAAGGAGCACGCCCCGAGCGGACCCGCGTGGGAGGACGCGGTCACCCACTGGCGCACGCTGAGGACCGACGAGGGTGCCGTCTTCGATCGAACGGTCACGGTGGACGTGAGCTCGCTCAGGCCGTTCGTGACGTGGGGAACCAACCCGGGTGAGGCAGTCCGGCTCGACGAGGCCGTGCCCGACCCGAGTTCGTTCGAAGACCCGCACCGCAGGGCCGCGGCAGAACGATCACTGGACTACATGGGACTCACACCGGGCACGGCCGTTCGTGACCTGGAGATCGACGTGGTGTTCCTCGGTTCCTGCACGAACGGCCGGATCCAGGACCTGCGTGAGGCGGCCGAGGTCATGCGCGGCCGCCGGGTGGCCGACGGTGTCCGGATGCTGGTCGTTCCCGGTTCGATGGCGGTCCGCGAGCAGGCGACGCAGGAGGGGCTCGCCGACGTCTTCCGGTCGGCCGGCGCCGAGTGGCGGCTGCCCGGGTGCTCGATGTGCCTCGGCATGAACTCGGATCGCCTGCGCCGCGAAGAACGCTGTGCGTCCACGTCAAATCGGAACTACCAGGGAAGGCAGGGGCCGGGTGCGCGTACGCATCTGGTTTCGCCGTCCGTCGCGGCCGCGACGGCCGTCACTGGCAGGCTCACCGCGTCGGCCGATCTGCCAGGGGAGCCCGGATGA